From Eremothecium sinecaudum strain ATCC 58844 chromosome III, complete sequence:
CTCCTGAACTTAGCATTGAATTCGGTTTCAAAGGGTTTACAAGCTTGATGGACCGGTTGAGACCGGCGTTATTATCTACCATTTCGTCATCATCTGATAACAGCTCATCGTCGTCGAACACACAATGACAACGTTTATAATAACCTCTCATATCCTTAATGCGCTCCCGTTGCTGAATTTCTTCGAGCCTTTCGAGGTCCTGTTGGTTTTCATCATACAACTTCTCTAGATCTATCGCATTGTAGTCATCATACTCGTAGTCAAACATATATCTTACATCAGCATCAAATCTGTCGCCTGGTTGTAAATCACTTAGTAAGTCAGTTACATCATTTAACTCTACCCCCAAAGCGAGCATAGCAGCAGCATGCGACCTCACGTCTGCGTATAATGCACCTTGGCATATTTTTCTACCATGAGGGGACATGTAGAGATTTATTGGCTCATGCTTAAAGTCATGCTCTTTTACGGTAAAATGTTCATTAATCATCGTAGCAACAACACTTCTCAAAGCTGCTGACCCTCTAATAGTAGCACGGACTAATATAGGTGTGTTAAACGTTTCACGCTCTTCTTCTAATCTATCAATTTCAAGTCCTAAAAGTAGTACATTCGTCAAATTCTTCCACAAGTGGAAACTTAATGGCAAATATGGATTCATTTGAATGGGTAAATGCGAGTACAACTTGTATATGGTGTATATGGCAATCATACTAACCATATACAATAATTCCAGGTCCTGTGTGTTAAATCCCCTAGGAGTCCATCTATCAAGGTTGACATTCCAGTGTACAGATTCATCACTATTATTCACTGAATTCAATAAACGTCCATCGTGGCAATTCAGCCTCCTCATCGTTGCCAGTATAATTTTTTGCATGTTTTGGCAGATATGAAATTTCCAGTCCTGGTTCTTCTCAATACATGTTTCGTTTATCATGTCATATAATGATCCCAAGAACATTTGGTAAATCAGGTCTATGGATATTATATGTTCATCTGTAGGTGGCGGCTGTGTTATTGGATCAACAAATGCACATATGGTCATAAATTGGGCCTTCAAAAGGGGGGATTCCACATCTGGAAGCCCCAATATCTTATACAATGTCTCGTGTCTTTTTTTAGCATGCAAGAACACATTGGGAAACTCTATATTTCCATCTTTATTAAGCTCGAATGTGTACACCTGCTTTTTGGACGTAATCTTATGCTGCAGCCAATGATCACTCTCAAGATCCATATCCAATTCAACATAGTCTTCTTCGTCATGCGAATAGTCAGAGTTGCTATGCTTCGTGTATGCTGGAGGCCATGATTGACTCCAGACTGTTGCATTCAACTTCGGTAGTAAATCCCGTGTGACGGTCAACTTACCAAAAAGCATGTAGAAAAATTTTATGTATAGATCTTTCGTGAGAGCTACCGGCTTCTCATCTAAACCCTCCACGTTACCATACCAATTGTAGTAGCCATTGAACTCAAAACTCCTATTATAACTGTCAATCAAATCCGGTAGTAGTTTCGGAATCCCCTGTATTAGTAACGCTTCCCATAGCGGCCGACTATGAAAAATATAGTCCAAAAGCAAGTTATACTTTTCATCAACTATAGCTGGGCGCAACTCCTCAGAAAGCAAAAATTGAAGGGGTATCTTTCTTGAAACCATAGCATATTCGGTGTAATCCAAAGAACAACTGTCATTCTGCAAGCAGAAATCCAGAAATTCAGATAATATATCCAGTCGAGATCCCCAATCTTTATAACATGCTTTCCAACCTTTTATATTTAGTCGAAGCTTCAACAAACGCTTATACTTCGTGAATTTAATACTGCCGCCAGATAATCGATACAGCAAATGCAAAACGCCATTCCCAAATCGCGTCATAAATAGCGTCACTAGCGTCTTCTCAATAATAAAAAGCTCATAGTGCTTTTCGTCTACATTTAATTTCATTTCCAATAGCCCTTGAACACTAGGACGATATGATAGAAAGTAAGAACTTAACGGGCCCATCACCATCGGCACCTCTATCTTCGTCTTATTCTTCTTTACCATTGCCTCCTAAAGTCTACAACCAAAATAGTTAACTATTAACTGACGATAGAGGCTCCAGATACCCATACAAACCCCAAAAACCAAGCAACTGGAGTCCTTATGTGTTAACTCGTAATGGAATGATGAATAGCTATTGAATTATTTAAAGCTTTAAAAATAAACGGCAAAATAGCACATGATTATCACGTGAAAATAAATCACGTGGGTGAGAAGTAGAGTTGTGTCAGTCATTAAATACGATGAACGGCCTTTTCGGGTGAAGTTACTCAACAGTTACAATCCAGGTGCATAAGATTTAATTACTTACGCCTTACTATTTACGCAACAACTTAAACATATGTAGCATTAGCTCTTGGATAGAGTTACTACAGCTACTAGAAACATCATGACTGTGAGAAGGTCGAAAGATTTTTTTAGCACACTCCTAAAAGTACCGGTAACTACACGCATAAATGATGCTTTCCTATTGGATTCTATTTTAAGTGGTTATAGACCTTTAATAGCTCCGAGGAAGCTGAATCCTTTGTTCAATAGAAAAATATCGTCCTATGATAACTCTCGAAATAAAGTAAACAATAAATCTAAAGGGAGAAACGACAGTAAAGGGGGCAGCTCCATACCAGGGCGAAATTAGTATAGAAGCAGGAAATAGCTTAAAGGGCAGGTACCCTATATGGTTTACGAAATACGATTTTTAGCTTTACTGGCACCCGTTATATAGAAACTTAATTGAATATGAAATAGTATTGTGGAAGAGAAAGCATAGAAGGGATTAGGGATTGGGGTCAGAGTTAACAATGGTTCAGTAGCTGGTGGCCATGTCTATCATATCATGAAAACTTTATTATGTGTACTAGATATATATACAAGTTTATGTGTGACCGATATATAGCAGTTAATATGGTTACAAGTTGAAATTTGGTCTCGAGAGTAGTCTGTACTTGATAAGGGCATCGTATGCTCGTCTGTCGGATGCGTATATGATTGCAAGATCCACATCAAGCGGGGATTCCACCCCTGGCTCAGCCAAAAGAGTGCTGATAGCCATTACCACCTCCAGGAGATTATAAAGCGGAGACCACGATTCATGCTTCAACAGGTCCAAGCATATTTCTCCTGTTGACCACTTAATATTTGGATGACACACGTGTTTCGGAGGGAATTTACACAATGGTGGATCATGGGGGTAGGAATCAGGAACTGTTATAAGTAGCGTAAATATGTGATTTTCGAATGGAGTGTTTGGAGGGCCGTAGAATTGCGCCTGCCAGTTCTGGATATCACTCATATCATCCCGGGGTTGCAGCGATATAATAGACGGATACGACTCCAGCTGCTTCTGGATATGCCTATATTCTCTAAGGATCCTAGACATTACCTTGATGAAGTGAATATAACTGCCTTCTAGAGTCGGAGGTTTAACTTGCAAGGGATGTAAATTCCATTTTAATTAGTAGAGCAAGGAGAGGATAAAATACTATAATATGGATCAATGCAATAAAACATAGAAACGTCAGAGATATGGACTAGTCGCATCGCTGCTAGACATCACTTGTCCCATGACTTATGATGCTGGTTTTACGCATAACGTCAGTATGAATCACGTGACCCACGGACGAATAGCTTATATATAATTTAGACTGTAAACGATCACTAAGGTAGCAGCATTAGATATGcgttatatatatattagAGGGTTTACTTCGTGCTTTGAAGTTTTGAAGCACTGGTTTTAGTATTACTTCCAGGTTTAATATGCAGCTCCTCTCCttgaaaaaaaaataaaccaaAAACCAAAACTGGTGGCAAACAAGGCTATATACCTTTAAACAAAAAGGATAAACGAATAATATCCATATAAGTATAATGTCCAGAATTGCAGAGATTGTGGGTAAGTTAGCTATCCCCGTAGGGCTTGCTATCACTGTTGGTCAACTGTCCCTATATGATGTTAAAGGTGGTATGAGAGCAGTTATATTCGACCGTATAAGTGGTGTTAGGCCAAATATTTCAGGAGAAGGAACCCATTTCTTGATTCCATGGCTCCAGAAGGCAGTTATATTTGACACTAGAATAAGGCCTAAGAATATCGCAACAACTACTGGTTCGAAGGATTTACAAATGGTCAATTTGACCCTTCGGGTTTTACACAGACCAGAAGTTTTAGAATTACCAAAAATTTACCAAGAACTTGGTTTCGACTACGATGAGAGAGTTTTACCATCTATTGGTAATGAAGTTTTGAAAGCTGTTGTTGCTCAATTCAACGCTTCCGAGTTATTAACTCAAAGAGAGCTCGTCTCTCAAAAAATTAGCCAGGAACTTGGCAGACGTGCACAGGAATTCCACATTAGACTTGAAGATGTTGCAATTACCCACCTGTCATTTGGTGCTGAGTTTACAAAATCCGTTGAACAGAAGCAGATTGCGTACCAAGAGGCTGAGAGAGCCAAGTATGTTGTGGAACAGGCCAAGCAAGAGAGAAGGGCAGCAATTATCCGTGCGGAGGGTGAAGCTGAGGCTGCAGATCATATTTCCAAAGCATTGTCTAAGGCTGGTGACGGTCTTTTGATGATCAGAAGATTAGAAGCCTCCAAGGATATTGCCAAGACACTAGCCACATCTCCAAACGTTACGTATCTCCCATCACATGGTAACTCTCAGGATACAAGTTCTGGAGCTCCAAACTCCCTACTTCTGAATCTTGGAAGGTAAATGCCGTAACTTTTTAATGCAATAGTCATTTTAACTTAAATTCGTCCGTATATAGTCTGTGAATATCTTTTATATCCTGTTACATGATTCCTTGCTACAGTTCCAGGCAAAGCCGGAAACAGCGTAGAATAAAGAAGTTATTAGTATTACGATTAGTTGTTTACATATTTAGAATCATATAAAGTAGAATGGTTGATTCGTGCCAAGCTGTGCCCAAAATAAACATAGCTTAGTGAACAGGAGAACGactaaaaaaaaaagcGGCTTAACGCCTTACGAGAGACTTACCGCTCATTGGGATACTATTTCGCAGCTTCTTTATTTCAATTAGCACATTACCTACCTATAGCTTAGATATTTTTAACTCAAAACAGCGGTAATGGCGTCGGACGCTGCCAACAGATGGAAATAGTAGTGTAACAGTACTAGTACAATATTTCTTCTGTTAAAACATAGACGAAAAAGAAAGGAAAGCACTGCCAATCGACCTATGCTTACAATAGCACTGCTCTTGTAAACATGCAAGTACttttttaaagttttttgGGTGTTTCCCCCATGTGGTATTAAAATAGTCCCTTTATTATGAATAGGTTCCTCATAGCAGCGTAACCAAGCCCGAGAGCACGTCCTTTAGACCTTGGAGATAGTTGGAACGCCACCGCCCCCTCTTCTTCCAGAACCTCCAGAACCAAACGAACCCGAGGAGAAGATGTTCAAACCAGACATAATGGCCTTGGCCAAAAAGATAAAGAATGAGAAGAATAAAAATGCTGATGAAGCCTGCACTTTACGACATCTGTCTGTTGAACCCTCGGAAATGTTATTTCCGTTAACAAAGTCTCTGTTACCACAGTTGTTGCCCCCAATTGCCGCACCCAAAGCACATGCAGCGCAGAAGGTGAAAATTAAGTTGAGAACATCAGCAATGATAGTAAAGATAGGCCACGAGAAAGCAGGAATGAAGTTGGCTAAAATTGAGTAGAGAGAGTCAAATAGCAACCCAAATAGAGCTGCGAAGAAACCAAAATTCACACGGGAGTGAGAATAACGTTGACCATGGATCA
This genomic window contains:
- the CAF130 gene encoding CCR4-NOT core subunit CAF130 (Syntenic homolog of Ashbya gossypii AFR316W; Syntenic homolog of Saccharomyces cerevisiae YGR134W (CAF130)), which encodes MVKKNKTKIEVPMVMGPLSSYFLSYRPSVQGLLEMKLNVDEKHYELFIIEKTLVTLFMTRFGNGVLHLLYRLSGGSIKFTKYKRLLKLRLNIKGWKACYKDWGSRLDILSEFLDFCLQNDSCSLDYTEYAMVSRKIPLQFLLSEELRPAIVDEKYNLLLDYIFHSRPLWEALLIQGIPKLLPDLIDSYNRSFEFNGYYNWYGNVEGLDEKPVALTKDLYIKFFYMLFGKLTVTRDLLPKLNATVWSQSWPPAYTKHSNSDYSHDEEDYVELDMDLESDHWLQHKITSKKQVYTFELNKDGNIEFPNVFLHAKKRHETLYKILGLPDVESPLLKAQFMTICAFVDPITQPPPTDEHIISIDLIYQMFLGSLYDMINETCIEKNQDWKFHICQNMQKIILATMRRLNCHDGRLLNSVNNSDESVHWNVNLDRWTPRGFNTQDLELLYMVSMIAIYTIYKLYSHLPIQMNPYLPLSFHLWKNLTNVLLLGLEIDRLEEERETFNTPILVRATIRGSAALRSVVATMINEHFTVKEHDFKHEPINLYMSPHGRKICQGALYADVRSHAAAMLALGVELNDVTDLLSDLQPGDRFDADVRYMFDYEYDDYNAIDLEKLYDENQQDLERLEEIQQRERIKDMRGYYKRCHCVFDDDELLSDDDEMVDNNAGLNRSIKLVNPLKPNSMLSSGEGNPLQKFAVRSDSVEFDFNGVDWRDIPRGNNFYYLENYTFVNKLHSDLVYYLMKEATTKKLEPNQTSFLLRSIATCVRVEQEKTMVYNLVSDPKDDTLMENAGSSKVLTSDFIYEKWCENSLFEKMMYYNNNLVWRMMDEMLMCSGYRRVLIWFITHLKVSHSMIHYIYELVMGLRGNFSVEEKADSTEHFNLDILDSLPLGSNNFSVDVPFSRQGAIELSKIETDMLLQEFFVNAAIFFANKLRGPLSDDEEDLGNESNEGSDDGNSSSEIINPDDSVQSKETLKVSSRVVGLMRLVCFMVDILIKKNKFNFSDSEYIFELQTLLMDWIGIVPEACDLFFKLKSSIVEASSETGTRGIDDKLEPTDENRGANEQEGASESEDINQDGFETLEKPLSSNLSLYNKLLLALLPPRFENENSAITALRSFIRKHSLTEKTAVFGRRVIYQDHAIMKLYMSDKEMQQREFLAEFGIDFNVVAAKDEDNDESDAENDIDGDNCL
- the SUE1 gene encoding Sue1p (Syntenic homolog of Ashbya gossypii AFR315C; Syntenic homolog of Saccharomyces cerevisiae YPR151C (SUE1)) produces the protein MTVRRSKDFFSTLLKVPVTTRINDAFLLDSILSGYRPLIAPRKLNPLFNRKISSYDNSRNKVNNKSKGRNDSKGGSSIPGRN
- the PEX4 gene encoding E2 ubiquitin-protein ligase peroxin 4 (Syntenic homolog of Ashbya gossypii AFR314W; Syntenic homolog of Saccharomyces cerevisiae YGR133W (PEX4)); its protein translation is MSRILREYRHIQKQLESYPSIISLQPRDDMSDIQNWQAQFYGPPNTPFENHIFTLLITVPDSYPHDPPLCKFPPKHVCHPNIKWSTGEICLDLLKHESWSPLYNLLEVVMAISTLLAEPGVESPLDVDLAIIYASDRRAYDALIKYRLLSRPNFNL
- the PHB1 gene encoding prohibitin subunit PHB1 (Syntenic homolog of Ashbya gossypii AFR313C; Syntenic homolog of Saccharomyces cerevisiae YGR132C (PHB1)); translated protein: MSRIAEIVGKLAIPVGLAITVGQLSLYDVKGGMRAVIFDRISGVRPNISGEGTHFLIPWLQKAVIFDTRIRPKNIATTTGSKDLQMVNLTLRVLHRPEVLELPKIYQELGFDYDERVLPSIGNEVLKAVVAQFNASELLTQRELVSQKISQELGRRAQEFHIRLEDVAITHLSFGAEFTKSVEQKQIAYQEAERAKYVVEQAKQERRAAIIRAEGEAEAADHISKALSKAGDGLLMIRRLEASKDIAKTLATSPNVTYLPSHGNSQDTSSGAPNSLLLNLGR
- the FHN1 gene encoding Fhn1p (Syntenic homolog of Ashbya gossypii AFR312W; Syntenic homolog of Saccharomyces cerevisiae YPR149W (NCE102) and YGR131W (FHN1)), producing MLSILDNSLRGVNFIFLLIALALLASLIHGQRYSHSRVNFGFFAALFGLLFDSLYSILANFIPAFSWPIFTIIADVLNLIFTFCAACALGAAIGGNNCGNRDFVNGNNISEGSTDRCRKVQASSAFLFFSFFIFLAKAIMSGLNIFSSGSFGSGGSGRRGGGGVPTISKV